ACGCGGCACAGGCAGTCCAGCTCAAGCGCCGCCGAACGAACCGCAAGACCGGCAAGGTCACCATCAAGACGATCTACGCGGTCACCAGCCTGACCGCCGACCGGGCCACCCCCGCCCAGCTCGCCGCCCTCATCCGCGGCCACTGGACCATCGAAGCCCTCCACCACATCCGTGACGTCACCTTCGCCGAGGACGCCTCCCAGCTCCGCACCGGCAACGCCCCCCGAACCATGGCCACCTGGCGCAACCTCGCCATCGGCGCCCTCCGACTCGCAGGAGTCCGCAACATCGCCACCGCCCTCCGACACAACGCGAGAGAACCGAGGCGACCGCTTGCCCTCCTCGGGCTCACATGATCACGAACCGGACATCCCGTGACTTTGCCGAAGCCCTGGTGGTCCCGGCTCGGGCGCCGGGGCGCATGTGGATCGCCGGTGGCTTACGGGGGGCGCACGCGCCCGTCAGGTCGCGGCGGGAA
The sequence above is a segment of the Kitasatospora sp. NBC_00240 genome. Coding sequences within it:
- a CDS encoding transposase translates to MSNLLFPHAAQAVQLKRRRTNRKTGKVTIKTIYAVTSLTADRATPAQLAALIRGHWTIEALHHIRDVTFAEDASQLRTGNAPRTMATWRNLAIGALRLAGVRNIATALRHNAREPRRPLALLGLT